The following coding sequences lie in one Methylotenera versatilis 301 genomic window:
- the trxA gene encoding thioredoxin TrxA has translation MSEHITHLNDASFEQDVLQSQLPVLVDYWAEWCGPCKMIAPILDEISKEYAGRLKVGKLNIDDNQLTPPKYGIRGIPTLMLFKNGNVEATKVGALSKSQLTAFIDSNI, from the coding sequence ATGAGCGAGCACATCACACACCTTAACGACGCAAGTTTTGAACAAGACGTTCTGCAGTCACAACTTCCTGTTTTAGTAGACTACTGGGCAGAATGGTGTGGTCCTTGCAAAATGATTGCGCCAATCTTAGATGAAATTTCTAAAGAGTATGCTGGTCGTCTTAAAGTAGGCAAACTCAACATTGATGATAACCAATTAACACCGCCAAAATATGGCATTCGTGGCATTCCTACATTAATGCTATTTAAAAATGGTAATGTAGAAGCGACAAAAGTAGGTGCATTATCTAAATCTCAATTAACCGCATTCATTGACAGCAACATCTAA
- the rho gene encoding transcription termination factor Rho produces MHLSDLKHLPVTELVEMAIADEIDNASRMRKQDLIFAILKHKAKKGESIFGDGTLEVLQDGFGFLRSPDTSYLAGPDDIYVSPSQIRRFNLHTGDSIQGEIRIPKDGERYFALVKVDVVNGEAPENTKHKILFENLTPLFPTIPLTLERDIKGVENITSRVIDMIAPIGRGQRGLLVASPKSGKTVMMQNIAHAITANHPDVILIVLLIDERPEEVTEMTRSVRGEVVASTFDEPATRHVQVAEMVLEKAKRLVEHKKDVVILLDSITRLARAYNTVIPSSGKVLTGGVDANALQRPKRFFGAARNVEEGGSLTIIATALVDTGSRMDDVIYEEFKGTGNMEIHLDRKMAEKRQYPAINVNKSGTRREELLIEKDVLQKIWVLRKLLYPMDDLEAMEFLLDKIKATKNNADFFDSMRRG; encoded by the coding sequence ATGCACTTATCCGACCTTAAGCATTTACCCGTTACAGAGCTAGTAGAAATGGCTATCGCCGATGAAATTGATAATGCTAGCCGAATGCGCAAGCAGGATTTGATTTTCGCCATTTTAAAACATAAAGCGAAAAAAGGTGAAAGCATTTTTGGTGATGGGACGCTTGAGGTGCTACAAGATGGTTTTGGATTTTTGCGCTCGCCAGACACGTCTTATTTAGCTGGTCCAGATGATATTTACGTATCACCTTCACAAATCCGCAGATTCAATCTGCACACAGGCGATAGCATACAAGGTGAAATTCGCATCCCTAAAGATGGTGAACGTTACTTCGCACTAGTTAAAGTCGATGTAGTCAACGGTGAAGCGCCTGAAAACACTAAGCACAAAATTCTGTTTGAAAACTTAACACCGCTATTCCCAACGATTCCACTTACATTAGAGCGTGATATCAAAGGTGTAGAAAACATTACTAGCCGCGTAATTGATATGATTGCACCAATTGGTCGCGGTCAACGTGGCTTATTGGTCGCCAGCCCAAAAAGCGGTAAAACCGTGATGATGCAAAACATCGCGCATGCAATTACTGCAAATCATCCTGATGTAATTTTAATCGTATTGTTGATTGATGAGCGTCCTGAAGAAGTGACAGAAATGACCCGCTCAGTAAGAGGCGAAGTCGTTGCGTCAACCTTTGACGAGCCAGCAACACGCCACGTACAAGTTGCTGAAATGGTGCTTGAAAAAGCTAAACGCTTGGTTGAACATAAAAAAGACGTCGTCATTCTATTAGACTCTATTACTCGTTTAGCGCGAGCTTACAATACCGTCATCCCATCATCAGGCAAAGTATTAACTGGTGGTGTGGATGCCAATGCATTACAACGCCCAAAACGTTTCTTTGGTGCTGCGCGTAATGTCGAAGAAGGTGGTTCATTAACTATTATTGCTACAGCCCTCGTTGATACTGGCTCTCGCATGGATGATGTCATCTATGAAGAGTTCAAGGGTACGGGTAATATGGAAATTCATCTTGACCGCAAAATGGCCGAGAAACGTCAATACCCTGCTATCAATGTCAACAAATCTGGTACGCGTCGCGAAGAATTGCTCATCGAAAAAGATGTGTTGCAGAAAATTTGGGTACTTCGCAAACTACTCTACCCTATGGATGATCTAGAGGCGATGGAGTTCTTGTTAGATAAAATCAAAGCCACGAAAAACAATGCTGACTTTTTTGACAGCATGCGCCGTGGCTAA
- a CDS encoding BON domain-containing protein codes for MKSSMTKQTALKLILSAALISQITACVPVVVGGAAATGAMAADRRTSGIYVEDENIELKAVKKMETNLGEDAHVNVTSYNRNVLLTGEVPVAESKSKAENLVKEITNTRSITNEITVGPKSTIGSRSNDSYITSKIKTKFVTENKFPANYVKVVTENGVVYLLGIVTNKEADDAVEIARNTDGVTKVVKVFEYMP; via the coding sequence ATGAAATCAAGTATGACCAAACAAACTGCACTCAAACTAATCTTATCTGCAGCACTCATTTCTCAAATCACCGCTTGCGTACCCGTTGTGGTTGGTGGCGCCGCGGCTACTGGCGCAATGGCTGCCGATAGACGCACTTCTGGTATTTATGTAGAAGATGAGAATATCGAACTAAAGGCTGTGAAAAAAATGGAAACAAACTTGGGCGAAGACGCGCATGTGAACGTCACCAGCTACAACCGCAATGTGTTGCTAACCGGTGAAGTGCCTGTGGCTGAATCTAAATCTAAAGCTGAAAACTTGGTGAAAGAAATCACCAACACACGCTCCATCACCAACGAAATTACAGTTGGCCCAAAATCGACCATAGGTTCACGTAGCAACGATAGCTACATCACCTCTAAAATCAAAACTAAATTTGTGACTGAAAATAAATTCCCAGCGAACTATGTAAAAGTAGTCACCGAAAATGGTGTCGTTTACTTATTAGGTATCGTCACGAATAAAGAAGCCGACGACGCGGTAGAAATCGCTCGCAATACCGATGGCGTGACTAAGGTGGTAAAAGTATTTGAATACATGCCATAA
- the fdhD gene encoding formate dehydrogenase accessory sulfurtransferase FdhD codes for MVKLVADVPLSTLGVSQWQNGEIVKTQDCLAEETPVALIYNGVSHAVMLATAQDLEDFALGFSLSEGIVQSAGELYGIEVQVQDNGIELHCEIASERFMQLKERRRTLAGKTGCGLCGAENLAQAIRYPALLKTYRRFNASAIVTGLKTIQAQQKLQQQTGATHASAYVQADGTVGLVREDVGRHNALDKLVGALAKQELDRTGFIITTSRASFEMVQKTASAGVGMLVAVSAPTGLAVRVAEQCGLTLVGFARESRYVIYSHADNIMNE; via the coding sequence ATGGTTAAATTGGTTGCAGATGTGCCATTAAGCACATTGGGTGTTTCACAATGGCAAAATGGTGAAATAGTAAAAACGCAAGATTGTTTGGCAGAAGAAACACCTGTGGCACTGATTTACAACGGTGTTTCACACGCGGTGATGTTGGCAACTGCACAAGATTTAGAAGATTTTGCACTTGGTTTTTCGCTTAGCGAAGGCATCGTACAAAGTGCTGGTGAGTTATATGGCATTGAAGTGCAGGTGCAAGATAACGGCATAGAATTACACTGTGAAATTGCTAGTGAACGTTTTATGCAGCTAAAAGAGCGGCGTCGTACCTTAGCAGGTAAAACTGGCTGCGGATTGTGCGGCGCTGAAAATTTAGCGCAAGCCATACGTTATCCAGCGCTGCTAAAAACATATCGCAGGTTTAATGCAAGCGCCATAGTGACTGGTTTGAAAACCATACAGGCGCAGCAGAAGTTACAACAGCAAACTGGCGCAACCCATGCTAGTGCTTATGTACAGGCTGATGGCACGGTGGGTTTGGTGCGTGAGGATGTAGGAAGGCATAACGCACTGGATAAGTTGGTTGGCGCACTAGCAAAACAAGAGCTTGATAGGACTGGTTTTATTATTACCACCAGTCGTGCAAGTTTTGAAATGGTACAAAAAACAGCAAGCGCTGGCGTGGGCATGTTAGTCGCGGTTTCAGCACCCACAGGTTTGGCAGTGCGAGTAGCAGAACAATGCGGCTTAACCTTAGTTGGATTTGCAAGAGAAAGTCGTTATGTGATTTACAGTCACGCTGACAATATTATGAATGAGTAA
- a CDS encoding ArnT family glycosyltransferase produces MRFQLDHDWQGNMSTPRARIGDGAKTQLLLLLCAIWIVLGLIGHAPWKPLESTSINIVKNILDGGSLLAPLVSGESFPSNAPLYYLSAATSAKLLSPLLSIHDGARLFNTIWLAILLLMVGMTGRELWTRGVGRHATFIMIGTIGLIISAHSLSAEIANLTCLATGFYALALSKRRPWRASGLLGAALGIGFLSFGIIPVLILLSTALILPLVFKIWRTKSFAKFLSLAIVIATPMILTWILLLQHYYPAMLSSWWQLNLNNFNQLNHLYFLRILIWYAWPALPLALLGLWRYRQQLLSKPKFQLMMSFFICSLFFLGLGASTKDINALPLLLPLVALGAGSVEHLKRGAAAALNWFGVMLFGLIGVLIWLGWTAMLTGYPVKIKERMQFLSGAYETHFNWLSFLIALAITAIWLLVCMRAKQTNKSTVTNWAVGMTFGWGLLMTLWLPLIDSAKSYQPVFLSMNKVLPKTYNCMNSLDVGQPQSLLLNYYTNIQLQPFETTQQLTCDFYLLQDVKGIGKMQPGQEWKQIWTGKRAADRKEGFRLFLRVK; encoded by the coding sequence ATGCGTTTTCAACTGGATCACGACTGGCAAGGTAATATGTCAACACCGCGTGCACGCATAGGTGACGGGGCAAAAACACAGTTGTTACTTTTATTGTGCGCAATTTGGATTGTATTAGGTTTAATTGGCCATGCGCCTTGGAAACCCCTAGAGTCGACCAGCATCAATATTGTCAAAAATATTTTAGACGGTGGCAGCTTACTTGCGCCTTTAGTCAGCGGCGAATCCTTTCCTTCAAACGCTCCTCTTTACTACCTCAGTGCAGCTACCAGTGCAAAATTACTCTCTCCATTACTAAGTATTCATGATGGTGCCAGGTTATTTAATACCATTTGGTTAGCCATACTATTGCTCATGGTAGGAATGACTGGTCGTGAGCTCTGGACACGCGGTGTCGGGCGTCACGCTACATTTATTATGATAGGCACGATAGGTTTAATCATTAGCGCACATAGCTTAAGCGCTGAGATCGCAAACCTAACTTGCTTGGCGACTGGCTTTTATGCATTAGCGCTGTCTAAGCGCCGCCCTTGGCGTGCAAGTGGCCTTTTGGGAGCCGCGCTTGGCATTGGATTTTTAAGCTTTGGTATAATACCTGTACTTATTTTACTAAGCACGGCACTAATTCTGCCTTTAGTGTTCAAAATTTGGCGCACAAAAAGCTTTGCAAAATTCTTGAGCCTAGCCATTGTGATTGCCACTCCAATGATATTAACTTGGATTCTGCTACTACAACATTACTATCCAGCAATGCTATCGAGCTGGTGGCAACTCAATCTCAATAATTTCAACCAACTCAATCACCTCTATTTTTTACGTATCTTAATTTGGTACGCTTGGCCTGCCCTGCCATTGGCATTATTAGGCTTATGGCGCTATCGCCAACAATTATTAAGCAAACCCAAATTTCAGCTGATGATGAGTTTTTTTATTTGCAGTTTATTTTTCTTAGGGTTAGGTGCTAGTACTAAAGACATCAATGCGCTTCCTTTACTTTTACCACTTGTAGCACTGGGTGCAGGTAGCGTGGAGCATCTAAAACGCGGAGCTGCTGCGGCTTTAAACTGGTTTGGCGTAATGCTATTTGGGCTAATTGGTGTGCTGATTTGGTTAGGTTGGACAGCCATGCTGACTGGCTATCCTGTCAAAATTAAAGAGCGCATGCAGTTCTTATCTGGCGCATATGAAACTCATTTTAACTGGCTATCATTCCTTATTGCCCTAGCAATTACCGCCATCTGGCTGTTAGTTTGCATGCGCGCCAAACAAACCAATAAATCCACAGTCACTAATTGGGCGGTAGGCATGACCTTTGGCTGGGGCTTATTAATGACGCTCTGGCTACCACTGATAGACTCAGCAAAAAGCTACCAACCAGTGTTTTTAAGCATGAATAAAGTGCTACCAAAAACCTACAACTGCATGAACAGCCTAGATGTTGGGCAACCGCAAAGTTTATTGCTCAATTACTACACCAATATTCAATTGCAGCCTTTTGAAACGACACAGCAATTAACTTGTGACTTTTACTTATTACAAGACGTAAAAGGCATAGGCAAAATGCAGCCTGGACAGGAGTGGAAACAGATTTGGACGGGTAAACGCGCAGCTGATAGAAAAGAAGGTTTTAGGTTATTTCTGCGAGTTAAGTAG
- a CDS encoding formate dehydrogenase subunit delta — MDIQRLISMANQIGDFYESYPNQSHAQKDIAEHINKFWALSMRKQIAEYVSEQSGSGIHAQVQNAIKAHLKL, encoded by the coding sequence ATGGATATTCAACGCTTAATTTCAATGGCTAATCAAATCGGTGATTTTTACGAATCATATCCAAACCAAAGTCACGCTCAAAAAGACATTGCAGAGCATATCAATAAGTTTTGGGCCTTATCGATGCGTAAACAAATTGCAGAATATGTGAGTGAACAAAGCGGATCTGGCATACATGCTCAAGTGCAGAATGCGATTAAAGCACATTTAAAGCTTTGA
- a CDS encoding type B 50S ribosomal protein L31, whose amino-acid sequence MKDGIHPEYRDVVFQDIGADFSFITRSTIAARDTIKWTDGKEYPLVKIEVSSKSHPFYTGKQMILDTAGRVDKFRKKYGM is encoded by the coding sequence ATGAAAGATGGAATCCATCCAGAATACCGCGACGTTGTTTTTCAAGACATCGGTGCAGATTTTAGTTTTATCACTCGCTCTACTATCGCAGCGCGCGACACAATCAAATGGACTGATGGTAAAGAATATCCATTAGTTAAAATCGAAGTATCATCAAAATCACACCCGTTTTACACTGGTAAACAAATGATTTTAGATACTGCTGGTCGTGTTGATAAATTCCGTAAAAAATACGGTATGTAA
- the rsmI gene encoding 16S rRNA (cytidine(1402)-2'-O)-methyltransferase, producing the protein MSMGTLYVVATPIGNLGDMTIRGIETLKMVDAIAAEDTRHTSGLLSHFGISKKLIAVHEHNEHQSAEKLLTQLQAGENIALVTDAGTPGISDPGAVVVGLVRKAGVKVVPIPGASAVIAALSASGITQNGFHFHGFLPASGAARRKVLESLKSQAVTLVFYEAPHRIVECVEDLAIVLGGERRLTFARELTKTFETFYTCMAGEASAWLQADTNQQRGEFVLLVETEPPKETQAVNEESARILKCLLADLPLKQAVKLATEITNLKKNDLYELALKFKGAGDA; encoded by the coding sequence ATGAGCATGGGTACATTATATGTGGTCGCAACACCTATCGGCAACTTAGGCGATATGACCATTCGCGGCATAGAAACACTTAAAATGGTAGATGCGATTGCCGCTGAGGATACGCGCCACACCTCGGGTTTGTTATCTCATTTTGGCATTAGCAAAAAGCTTATCGCCGTGCATGAACATAATGAACATCAATCCGCGGAAAAGCTACTAACGCAGCTTCAAGCAGGTGAAAATATAGCCTTGGTCACAGATGCTGGCACGCCTGGCATAAGTGATCCCGGTGCGGTGGTGGTGGGCTTAGTGCGCAAGGCGGGCGTTAAAGTTGTGCCGATTCCGGGTGCGAGCGCTGTTATTGCGGCTTTATCAGCGTCTGGCATTACGCAAAATGGCTTTCACTTTCACGGTTTTTTACCAGCAAGCGGAGCCGCGCGTCGCAAAGTGTTGGAGAGCTTAAAATCACAAGCCGTGACTTTAGTATTCTATGAAGCACCGCATCGCATTGTGGAATGTGTGGAGGACTTGGCAATTGTGCTAGGCGGTGAGCGCCGTTTGACCTTTGCCCGTGAGCTTACTAAAACTTTTGAAACGTTTTACACATGCATGGCAGGTGAAGCCAGTGCTTGGTTGCAGGCAGATACTAATCAACAGCGAGGCGAATTTGTGTTGCTTGTAGAAACTGAGCCACCTAAGGAAACGCAAGCGGTAAATGAAGAGTCAGCGCGCATTTTAAAATGTTTATTGGCCGATTTACCACTAAAACAAGCGGTAAAATTAGCGACAGAAATTACCAACCTCAAGAAAAATGATTTGTACGAATTAGCACTTAAGTTTAAAGGGGCTGGCGATGCTTGA
- a CDS encoding DUF3579 domain-containing protein: protein MTTQPTMTQVSGEIIIEGNTRAGKPFRPSDWVDRMCSTYATFGEDRKLRYSPYLKPKVVNGVRCLAVDLKLKTVNPEGYAQLMHFADENQLNVLDAEGNSIAVPH, encoded by the coding sequence ATGACAACACAACCCACAATGACACAAGTAAGCGGCGAAATTATCATCGAAGGGAACACGCGTGCAGGCAAACCTTTTCGCCCTAGCGATTGGGTGGATCGTATGTGTAGCACTTACGCGACGTTTGGCGAAGACCGCAAACTTAGATATTCACCGTACTTAAAACCAAAAGTAGTGAATGGTGTGCGCTGTTTAGCAGTGGATTTGAAGTTAAAAACCGTCAACCCTGAAGGCTATGCACAATTGATGCATTTTGCTGATGAAAATCAACTGAATGTTTTGGATGCTGAAGGTAACAGCATCGCGGTGCCACACTAG
- the fdhF gene encoding formate dehydrogenase subunit alpha, whose product MDDIKYSNTHHQHEHSRTNYDDQLDYGTPASDSDVQVTLMIDDREITVPEGTSIMRASIMAGINVPKLCATDSLEPFGSCRLCVVEIEGRRGYPASCTTPVAEGLKVHTQTPKLADIRRGTMELYISDHPLDCLTCATNGDCELQDMAGAVGLREVRYGYEGENHLKAEKDESNPYFTFDPSKCIVCSRCVRACEETQGTFALTISGRGFESKVAAGVTDFMNSECVSCGACVQACPTATLIEKTVIEHGVPEHSVTTTCAYCGVGCSFDAEMKGEEVVRMVPNKNGGANHGHSCVKGRFAWGYATHKDRITTPMIRKSIHDEWQQVSWDEAFSYAASEITRIQAKYGKASVGGITSSRCTNEEVYVVQKLVRAVFGVNNVDTCARVCHSPTGYGLKQTIGESAGTQTFDSVMQSDVIFVIGANPTDGHPVFASQMKRRLREGAKLIIADPRAIDLVDSPHVKADYHLKLQPGTNVALISAIAHVIVTEGLVNEEFVKERCEWDSFVEWRDFVALPQNSPEVLGLAMGVPAEELRAAARLYATGGNAAIYYGLGVTEHSQGSTMVMGIANLAMATANIGREGVGVNPLRGQNNVQGSCDMGSMPHEYPGYRHVSDEATRELFEGAWGRPLSNDPGLRIPNMLDNAIEGSFKAIYCVGEDIVQSDPNTQHVTHALENMECVIVQDLFLNETAMFAHVFFPGASFLEKSGTFTNAERRISPVRRVMTPKNGMEDWEVTAKFSNALGYPMDYKHASEIMDEVASLTPTFKGVSFKKLDELGSIQWPCNDEQPLGTPTMHIDEFVRGKGKFFVTQYVATTEKVTPKFPLILTTGRILSQYNVGAQTRRTKNVAWHSEDIVEIHPHDAEERGISEGDWVGIASRAGETVLRVKITERVQPGVIYTTFHHPESGANVITTENSDWATNCPEFKVTAVQVTRVNQLSDWQQHYKTFSEAQLAFADRDLEAAKIEL is encoded by the coding sequence ATGGACGACATTAAATACAGCAACACGCATCATCAACATGAGCATAGCCGCACCAATTACGATGATCAATTAGATTATGGTACGCCAGCGAGTGATTCTGACGTTCAAGTCACGTTGATGATTGATGATAGAGAAATCACCGTGCCAGAAGGTACGTCTATTATGCGCGCGTCAATTATGGCTGGCATTAACGTGCCTAAACTATGTGCAACAGACAGTTTAGAGCCTTTTGGTTCATGCCGTTTGTGTGTGGTGGAAATTGAAGGTCGTCGTGGCTATCCAGCTTCATGTACAACGCCTGTAGCTGAAGGCTTAAAAGTACATACGCAAACGCCTAAGCTTGCCGATATTCGTCGCGGCACAATGGAACTGTATATTTCAGACCATCCTTTAGATTGCTTAACCTGTGCAACCAATGGCGATTGCGAACTGCAAGACATGGCTGGCGCAGTAGGTTTGCGTGAAGTGCGTTATGGCTATGAAGGTGAAAATCACCTGAAGGCAGAAAAAGATGAAAGCAACCCTTACTTCACTTTTGACCCAAGCAAATGTATCGTCTGCTCACGTTGCGTGCGCGCTTGCGAAGAAACGCAAGGCACCTTTGCACTCACTATCTCAGGTCGTGGCTTTGAATCAAAAGTAGCTGCTGGTGTAACCGATTTTATGAATTCAGAATGTGTGTCTTGTGGCGCTTGTGTGCAAGCTTGCCCAACGGCAACATTGATTGAGAAAACCGTGATTGAGCATGGTGTGCCTGAGCACAGCGTGACAACAACCTGTGCTTATTGTGGCGTTGGTTGTTCATTTGACGCTGAAATGAAAGGCGAAGAAGTCGTTCGCATGGTACCGAATAAAAATGGTGGCGCAAACCACGGCCATTCATGCGTAAAAGGGCGTTTTGCATGGGGTTACGCAACACACAAAGACCGTATCACCACACCTATGATACGTAAAAGCATTCATGATGAATGGCAACAAGTGAGCTGGGATGAAGCATTTAGCTATGCCGCCAGTGAAATTACCCGCATTCAAGCCAAATATGGCAAAGCTTCTGTGGGCGGTATTACATCGTCACGCTGCACCAATGAAGAAGTTTATGTCGTGCAAAAACTAGTACGTGCAGTGTTTGGTGTAAACAACGTGGATACTTGCGCACGTGTTTGTCATAGCCCGACAGGTTATGGTTTAAAACAAACAATAGGTGAATCAGCAGGTACGCAAACCTTTGACTCCGTGATGCAGTCGGATGTCATTTTTGTGATTGGTGCAAACCCAACAGATGGTCACCCAGTGTTTGCTTCACAAATGAAACGTCGCTTGCGCGAAGGTGCAAAACTGATTATTGCCGATCCACGCGCGATTGATTTGGTGGACTCTCCACACGTTAAAGCAGATTATCACCTTAAATTACAACCAGGCACTAACGTGGCATTAATCTCCGCTATTGCACACGTCATTGTGACTGAGGGCTTAGTGAATGAGGAATTTGTAAAAGAGCGTTGTGAGTGGGATTCATTTGTAGAGTGGCGTGATTTTGTTGCGCTCCCACAAAACTCACCTGAAGTATTAGGTTTGGCAATGGGTGTTCCAGCTGAAGAGTTACGCGCAGCGGCAAGGTTATATGCCACTGGCGGCAATGCTGCGATTTACTACGGATTAGGCGTTACCGAGCACAGCCAAGGTTCTACCATGGTGATGGGTATTGCAAACTTAGCCATGGCAACAGCTAACATTGGTCGTGAAGGTGTCGGCGTTAATCCATTACGCGGTCAAAATAACGTGCAAGGTTCTTGTGACATGGGCTCTATGCCACATGAATACCCAGGCTATCGTCATGTGTCAGATGAAGCTACGCGTGAGTTATTTGAAGGTGCATGGGGTCGTCCGCTAAGTAATGATCCAGGTTTACGTATCCCTAACATGCTAGACAATGCCATAGAAGGCAGTTTTAAAGCAATTTACTGCGTTGGTGAAGACATTGTGCAGTCTGACCCTAACACACAGCATGTAACGCATGCGCTAGAGAATATGGAATGTGTCATCGTGCAAGATTTGTTCTTGAACGAGACCGCAATGTTCGCGCATGTATTCTTCCCAGGAGCATCATTCTTAGAAAAAAGCGGTACATTTACCAACGCTGAGCGTCGTATTTCACCAGTGCGCCGTGTGATGACACCAAAAAATGGTATGGAAGATTGGGAAGTGACAGCTAAATTCTCGAATGCGCTTGGCTACCCTATGGACTATAAACACGCTTCTGAAATTATGGATGAAGTGGCAAGCCTAACACCAACATTTAAAGGCGTTAGCTTCAAGAAACTTGACGAGTTAGGCAGCATACAGTGGCCGTGCAATGACGAGCAACCACTAGGCACGCCGACCATGCATATCGATGAATTCGTACGCGGTAAAGGTAAGTTCTTCGTAACGCAATATGTGGCAACCACTGAGAAAGTAACGCCTAAGTTCCCACTGATTCTAACGACAGGTCGTATCCTTTCGCAATACAACGTAGGGGCACAAACACGCCGTACTAAGAACGTGGCTTGGCACAGCGAAGATATTGTTGAAATTCACCCACATGATGCAGAAGAGCGCGGTATTAGCGAAGGTGATTGGGTAGGTATTGCTAGTCGCGCAGGTGAAACTGTATTGCGTGTAAAAATTACTGAACGTGTGCAACCTGGTGTGATTTACACCACGTTCCACCATCCAGAATCAGGCGCAAACGTGATTACGACGGAAAACTCAGATTGGGCAACTAACTGCCCTGAGTTTAAGGTCACCGCCGTACAAGTGACACGCGTGAATCAGCTTTCTGATTGGCAGCAACATTACAAAACCTTTAGTGAAGCACAGTTGGCGTTTGCCGATAGAGACCTAGAAGCAGCAAAAATTGAGCTTTAG
- a CDS encoding TlpA disulfide reductase family protein gives MRQFLLSLSFLLLITTSSWGLAAEKAPASFELKDTAGVTHKLAAYKGKWVLVNYWATWCPPCLEEVPDLVNLYDHRRKKDLMVLGVVFDYKSNKEVTDYVDDMLMSYPIVLGDDEVTAQIGRADVLPTTFIYNPQGELVKIKRGLITKQYIEKIIGVAK, from the coding sequence ATGCGCCAGTTTTTACTCAGCCTTTCATTTTTACTCTTGATCACGACGAGTTCATGGGGGCTTGCTGCGGAGAAAGCACCTGCTTCTTTTGAGTTAAAAGATACCGCTGGCGTTACACACAAATTGGCTGCTTACAAAGGTAAATGGGTACTTGTAAACTATTGGGCGACTTGGTGTCCGCCATGCTTAGAGGAAGTGCCTGATTTAGTGAATCTTTATGACCACCGTAGAAAAAAAGACTTGATGGTGTTAGGTGTTGTTTTTGATTACAAAAGTAATAAAGAGGTGACGGATTACGTCGATGATATGTTGATGTCGTATCCGATAGTTCTGGGTGACGATGAAGTTACAGCACAAATTGGAAGGGCTGATGTGTTGCCCACCACGTTTATTTATAACCCACAAGGTGAGTTGGTTAAAATTAAGCGTGGCTTAATTACTAAGCAGTATATTGAAAAAATAATTGGCGTTGCTAAGTAA
- a CDS encoding YraN family protein, with protein MKLSKNNAGLEAEKLAATFLANHGLKLVTQNYHCKYGEIDLIMRHAKTLVFIEVRLRSNSQFGSAGASITPQKQQKLILTAQHYLQQHGDCQCRFDAILMNKAEASHIEWVRNAFDA; from the coding sequence ATGAAATTAAGCAAAAACAACGCAGGACTTGAAGCCGAGAAGTTAGCTGCAACTTTTTTAGCGAATCATGGCCTTAAATTAGTGACGCAAAACTATCATTGTAAATACGGTGAAATTGATTTGATTATGAGACACGCCAAAACGCTAGTATTTATTGAGGTTAGACTAAGATCAAACAGCCAATTTGGTAGCGCTGGCGCCAGTATTACACCGCAAAAGCAGCAAAAACTCATACTGACAGCGCAACATTATTTACAGCAGCATGGCGACTGCCAATGCCGATTTGACGCCATCTTAATGAACAAAGCCGAGGCCAGCCACATCGAGTGGGTTCGTAATGCATTTGACGCATAA